The following are encoded in a window of Platichthys flesus chromosome 19, fPlaFle2.1, whole genome shotgun sequence genomic DNA:
- the nars1 gene encoding asparagine--tRNA ligase, cytoplasmic yields the protein MAALIKGVEQVSVGQLYVSDKCGSDQDGDGSEQKPFKTPLGALLSVGKEPFPTIYVDSQKEDERWAVISKTQMKSAKKAFGREQLKSDAKDQKEAEDTERRDKNLEEAKKIVIQKDPSLPEPEAVKIRHLEPKRGQRVKVFGWIHRLRRQGKNLMFIVLRDGTGFLQCVLNDKLCQCYNGLVLSTESTVALYGTITPVPEGKQAPGGHELHCDFWELIGLAPAGGTDNLVNEESDVDVQLNNRHMMLRGENVSKILRVRSTVTQCFRDHFFHSGYHEIFPPTLVQTQVEGGSTLFNLDYFGEQAFLTQSSQLYLETCIPALGDSFSIAQSYRAEQSRTRRHLSEYTHIEAECPFISFEDLLTRLEELVCDVVDRVLKSPAGQLVYDINPDFKPPKRPFRRMDYTDAIKWLKEHDVKKDDGTYYEFGEDIPEAPERLMTDAINETILLCRFPTEIKSFYMMRCPEDRRLTESVDMLMPNVGEIVGGSMRIWDSEELLEGYKREGIDPTPYYWYTDQRKYGTCPHGGYGLGLERFLTWMLNRHHIRDVCLYPRFIQRCRP from the exons ATGGCGGCGCTAATCAAAGGCGTGGAGCAGGTTTCCGTGG GTCAGTTGTACGTGTCGGACAAATGCGGCAGCGACCAGGACGGAGACGGCTCGGAGCAGAAACCCTTCAAAACTCCTCTGGGG GCTCTGTTGTCCGTTGGGAAGGAGCCGTTTCCCACCATTTATGTGGACTCGCAAAAAGAGGATGAG cgTTGGGCGGTGATCTCAAAGACGCAGATGAAGAGCGCTAAAAAGGCCTTTGGCCGtgagcagctgaagagtgatGCCAAAGACCAGAAGGAG GCTGAGGACACCGAGAGGAGAGATAAGAACCTGGAAGAAGCCAAGAAGATCGTCATTCAGAAAGACCCGAGTCTCCCTGAGCCTGAAGCG GTTAAAATTCGTCATCTGGAGCCAAAGAGAGGTCAAAGGGTCAAAGTGTTTGGATGGATTCATCGCCTGAGGAGACAAG GGAAGAACCTGATGTTCATTGTGCTGAGAGACGGAACTGGTTTCCTCCAGTGTGTCCTCAACGATAAACTG TGCCAGTGCTACAACGGCCTGGTGCTGTCCACCGAGAGCACGGTGGCTCTGTACGGGACCATCACCCCCGTTCCTGAGGGCAAGCAG GCGCCCGGGGGCCACGAGCTGCACTGTGACTTCTGGGAGCTGATTGGCTTAGCTCCAGCCGGCGGCACCGACAACCTGGTGAACGAAGAGTCGGACGTGGACGTCCAGCTGAACAACCGACACATGATGCTCAGAGGAGAGAACGTGTCCAAGATCCTCCGAGTGCGCTCCACCGTCACCCAGTGCTTCAGGGACCACTTCTTCCACAGCGGCTACCACGAG ATCTTTCCTCCGACCCTGGTGCAGACTCAGGTGGAGGGCGGCTCCACGCTGTTCAACCTGGACTACTTTGGCGAGCAGGCGTTCCTGACGCAGTCCTCCCAGCTCTACCTGGAGACCTGCATACCCGCCCTGGGAGACAGCTTCTCCATCGCCCAGTCGTACCGAGCCGAGCAGTCCCGCACCCGCAGGCACTTGTCCGA GTACACTCACATCGAGGCGGAGTGTCCCTTCATCTCGTTCGAGGACCTGCTGACcaggctggaggagctggtgtgTGACGTGGTGGACCGAGTGCTCAAGTCCCCGGCTGGACAGCTGGTCTACGACATCAACCCG GACTTCAAACCGCCCAAGAGGCCGTTCAGGAGGATGGACTACACTGACGCCATCAAGTGGCTCAAAGAGCACGACGTCAAGAAGGACGACGGCACCTACTACGAGTTCGGAGAG GACATCCCTGAGGCTCCAGAGAGGCTGATGACAGACGCCATCAACGAGACCATCCTGCTCTGTCGTTTCCCAACGGAGATCAAGTCCTTCTACATGATGCGCTGCCCCGAGGACCGGCGCCTCACTGAGTCG GTCGACATGTTGATGCCAAACGTGGGTGAGATTGTCGGAGGCTCGATGCGTATCTGGGActctgaggagctgctggagggatACAAGAGGGAGGGAATCGACCCCACCCCATACTACTGGTACACTGACCAG aggaaGTACGGCACTTGTCCTCACGGCGGCTACGGTCTGGGTCTGGAGCGTTTCCTCACCTGGATGCTGAACAGACATCACATCAGAGACGTCTGCTTGTATCCTCGCTTCATCCAGCGCTGCCGCCcctga